The Lycium ferocissimum isolate CSIRO_LF1 chromosome 10, AGI_CSIRO_Lferr_CH_V1, whole genome shotgun sequence genome window below encodes:
- the LOC132032542 gene encoding uncharacterized protein LOC132032542 isoform X2 produces the protein MEAETSAAPTLASAAPVTEETKKKMIMVAIDESEESLYALKWALDHLLTDPSSSTIITLINVQPFFAPMVYPAGPVVFAAPTVVEAVKKAQHENATRILSRALHLCKQKMGAAKSPSYKRHRRRHWSLKGTQKIRYVKLLMNCTLTF, from the exons aTGGAGGCGGAGACAAGTGCAGCCCCTACTCTGGCAAGTGCAGCTCCTGTGACGGAGGAGACTAAGAAGAAGATGATAATGGTGGCTATAGATGAGAGTGAAGAGAGTTTATATGCTCTAAAGTGGGCATTGGATCACTTGCTCACCGATCCTTCTTCTTCTACCATCATCACTTTGATTAATGTCCAACCTTTTTTTGCCCCCATGGTTTATCCTGCTGGACCtg TTGTGTTTGCAGCGCCTACTGTAGTTGAAGCCGTGAAAAAAGCACAACACGAGAATGCAACTAGAATACTCTCTCGGGCACTCCATCTCTGCAAACAAAAAATG GGAGCAGCAAAAAGCCCAAGTTATAAAAG GCACAGGCGGAGACACTGGTCCTTGAAGGGGACCCAAAAGATAAGATATGTCAAACTGCTGATGAATTGCACGTTGACCTTCTAG
- the LOC132032542 gene encoding universal stress protein A-like protein isoform X1, whose amino-acid sequence MEAETSAAPTLASAAPVTEETKKKMIMVAIDESEESLYALKWALDHLLTDPSSSTIITLINVQPFFAPMVYPAGPVVFAAPTVVEAVKKAQHENATRILSRALHLCKQKMAQAETLVLEGDPKDKICQTADELHVDLLVVGSRGFGKIKR is encoded by the exons aTGGAGGCGGAGACAAGTGCAGCCCCTACTCTGGCAAGTGCAGCTCCTGTGACGGAGGAGACTAAGAAGAAGATGATAATGGTGGCTATAGATGAGAGTGAAGAGAGTTTATATGCTCTAAAGTGGGCATTGGATCACTTGCTCACCGATCCTTCTTCTTCTACCATCATCACTTTGATTAATGTCCAACCTTTTTTTGCCCCCATGGTTTATCCTGCTGGACCtg TTGTGTTTGCAGCGCCTACTGTAGTTGAAGCCGTGAAAAAAGCACAACACGAGAATGCAACTAGAATACTCTCTCGGGCACTCCATCTCTGCAAACAAAAAATG GCACAGGCGGAGACACTGGTCCTTGAAGGGGACCCAAAAGATAAGATATGTCAAACTGCTGATGAATTGCACGTTGACCTTCTAGTGGTGGGTAGCCGAGGGTTCGGCAAGATCAAAaggtaa
- the LOC132032542 gene encoding universal stress protein A-like protein isoform X3, protein MEAETSAAPTLASAAPVTEETKKKMIMVAIDESEESLYALKWALDHLLTDPSSSTIITLINVQPFFAPMVYPAGPAPTVVEAVKKAQHENATRILSRALHLCKQKMAQAETLVLEGDPKDKICQTADELHVDLLVVGSRGFGKIKR, encoded by the exons aTGGAGGCGGAGACAAGTGCAGCCCCTACTCTGGCAAGTGCAGCTCCTGTGACGGAGGAGACTAAGAAGAAGATGATAATGGTGGCTATAGATGAGAGTGAAGAGAGTTTATATGCTCTAAAGTGGGCATTGGATCACTTGCTCACCGATCCTTCTTCTTCTACCATCATCACTTTGATTAATGTCCAACCTTTTTTTGCCCCCATGGTTTATCCTGCTGGACCtg CGCCTACTGTAGTTGAAGCCGTGAAAAAAGCACAACACGAGAATGCAACTAGAATACTCTCTCGGGCACTCCATCTCTGCAAACAAAAAATG GCACAGGCGGAGACACTGGTCCTTGAAGGGGACCCAAAAGATAAGATATGTCAAACTGCTGATGAATTGCACGTTGACCTTCTAGTGGTGGGTAGCCGAGGGTTCGGCAAGATCAAAaggtaa